In Peromyscus maniculatus bairdii isolate BWxNUB_F1_BW_parent chromosome 21, HU_Pman_BW_mat_3.1, whole genome shotgun sequence, one DNA window encodes the following:
- the Susd2 gene encoding sushi domain-containing protein 2, whose amino-acid sequence MKLALLPWSLMLLVTIPGPRPTAGTPTSCSLHCGEQIGPCSCQPTCMGLHNCCEDFLNYCLEISPSSGSMMGGKDFVVQHLEWPHPTDSVFCRFKESVQTLGYVDSLNRVHCISPLLYESGHIPFTISLDNGRSFPHAGTWLAAHPYKVSESEKSQLVNETHWQYYGTAADTGGNLSLTWNTSLLPMLAVTIELWGYEETGKPYSENWTAKWSYLYSLTRNTPNSGFFTFTPKPASPEHQRWKVGALRISSSQNYEGQQDVLALWTNDHALAWHLGDDFRADSVAWAREQCLAWEALEDQLPNFLTELPDCPCTLAQARADSGRFFTDYGCDIEHGSVCTYHPGAVHCVRSVQASPRYGSGQQCCYTAAGTQLLTSDSTSGSTPDRGHDWGAPPYRTPPRVPGMSHWLYDVMSFYYCCLWAPECSRYMKRRPSSDCRNYRPPRLASAFGDPHFVTFDGTSFSFSGSGEYVLLEATLSDLRVQGRAQPGKMPNGTEARGTGLTAVAVQEYNSDVLEVRLADSPQVLQVLLNQKALSFAEQNWMDLKGMFLSVTSEDKVSIMLSSGAGLEVGKQGPFLSVTILLPEKFLTHTHGLLGTLNDNPKDDFTLPNGQVLPPTASAQQVFQFGANWTVPSSSSLFTYDSQFLVDKFLNQPKHDPNFKPLFPNEITLSPSQAEEMDRLCERDHFCTLDMISTGDPSVGNATRAAHQLHQQRLKSLQPVVSCGWLPPPSNGHKEGLKYLVGSTVRFSCKSGYGLVGSETSTCRADGTWSTPTPECQPGRSYTVLLSIIFGGLGIVALISIIYMLLHRRRKSNMSMWSSQP is encoded by the exons ATGAAGCTGGCCCTCCTGCCTTGGAGTTTGATGCTGCTGGTGACAATCCCAGGCCCCAGGCCCACAGCAG GCACCCCGACGAGCTGCTCCCTGCACTGTGGAGAACAGATAGGACCCTGCTCTTGCCAACCCACCTGCATGGGCCTCCACAACTGTTGTGAAGACTTTCTGAACTACTGCCTAGAGATCTCACCCTCCTCGGGTTCCATGATGGGGGGCAAAGACTTCGTGGTGCAGCATTTAGAGTGGCCTCACCCTACTGACAGCGTCTTTTGCAG GTTTAAGGAGAGTGTCCAGACCCTTGGCTATGTGGACAGCTTGAATCGAGTGCACTGTATCTCACCCTTGCTCTATGAAAGTGGCCACATCCCCTTCACCATCTCACTGGACAATGGCCGTTCCTTCCCCCACGCAGGCACTTGGCTGGCTG CACATCCCTACAAAGTGTCCGAGTCCGAGAAGAGCCAGCTGGTGAATGAGACCCACTGGCAATATTACGGGACGGCGGCGGACACCGGTGGAAACCTCAGCCTCACCTGGAACACCTCACTCCTGCCCATGCTGGCTGTCACCATTGAGCTGTGGGGCTATGAGGAGACAG gAAAACCCTACTCTGAGAACTGGACGGCCAAGTGGTCCTATCTGTACTCTCTGACTAGAAACACCCCCAACTCTGGCTTCTTTACTTTCACCCCCAAACCTGCCTCTCCTGAGCACCAGAGGTGGAAAGTAGGTGCCCTGAGGATCAGCAGCAGCCAGAACTATGAAGGACAACA GGATGTGCTGGCCCTCTGGACCAATGATCACGCGCTGGCCTGGCACCTGGGTGATGACTTCCGGGCAGACTCTGTAGCCTGGGCCCGGGAACAATGCCTGGCCTGGGAGGCACTGGAAGATCAGCTGCCCAACTTCCTGACAGAGCTGCCAGACTGCCCCTGCACACTGGCCCAGGCCAGAGCTGACTCTGGCCGCTTCTTC ACTGACTATGGCTGTGACATTGAGCATGGCAGTGTTTGCACCTACCACCCAGGGGCTGTGCATTGTGTGCGCTCTGTGCAGGCCAG CCCCAGGTACGGCTCAGGCCAACAGTGCTGCTACACAGCGGCAGGCACACAACTCCTGACCTCCGACTCGACGAGCGGCAGCACCCCTGACCGCGGCCACGACTGGGGTGCACCCCCATACCGCACCCCTCCCCGTGTGCCGGGCATGTCCCATTGGCTCTATGACGTCATGAGCTTCTACTACTGTTGTCTCTGGGCACCTGAGTGTTCCCGCTATATGAAGCGGCGGCCCTCCAGTGACTGCCGAAACTATAGACCGCCACGCCTGG cctctgcctttggGGACCCCCACTTTGTCACCTTCGATGGCACCAGCTTCTCATTCAGCGGAAGCGGCGAGTACGTGCTTTTGGAGGCGACATTAAGTGACCTGAGGGTGCAGGGACGGGCCCAGCCTGGGAAGATGCCCAATG GCACCGAGGCCCGGGGCACAGGACTGACTGCAGTGGCTGTCCAAGAGTACAACTCGGATGTGCTGGAGGTGAGGTTGGCGGACAGCCCTCAGGTCCTGCAAGTGTTGCTGAACCAGAAAGCACTCAGTTTTGCTGAACAGAATTGGATGGACCTGAAGG GTATGTTCCTGTCAGTGACTTCTGAGGATAAGGTATCAATCATGTTGTCATCGGGGGCTGGCCTTGAGGTCGGTAAACAAGGTCCTTTCCTGAGTGTGACCATCCTGCTGCCTGAGAAGTTCCTGACCCACACTCACGGTCTACTGGGGACACTCAATGATAACCCCAAAGATGACTTCACCCTGCCCAATGGGCAGGTCCTGCCTCCGACTGCCAGTGCTCAGCAGGTGTTCCAGTTTGGAGCCAACT GGACTGTCCCCAGCTCCTCTTCCTTGTTCACCTATGACTCCCAGTTTCTGGTCGACAAATTCTTGAACCAACCCAAGCACGACCCCAACTTCAAACCACTCTTCCCCAATGAGATCACACTCAGCCCCAGCCAGGCAGAAGAAATGGACAGACTGTGTGAGCGTGACCATTTCTGCACCCTTGACATGATAAGTACAGGGGACCCGAGTGTGGGCAATGCCACACGGGCCGCCCACCAGCTACACCAGCAGCGTCTGAAGAGCCTGCAGCCTG TGGTGTCCTGTGGCTGGCTACCCCCACCTTCGAATGGGCACAAGGAAGGCTTGAAGTACCTGGTGGGCTCCACTGTCCGTTTCAGCTGCAAAAGCGGCTACGGCTTGGTAGGATCAGAGACTAGCACCTGCCGGGCGGACGGTACCTGGTCCACGCCCACCCCAGAGTGCCAGCCAG GACGGAGCTACACGGTGCTGCTGAGCATCATCTTCGGAGGCCTGGGTATAGTGGCTCTCATTTCTATCATCTACATGCTGCTGCATCGCCGCAGGAAGAGTAACAT GAGCATGTGGAGTTCACAGCCCTGA